In Aspergillus nidulans FGSC A4 chromosome IV, a single window of DNA contains:
- a CDS encoding uncharacterized protein (transcript_id=CADANIAT00000732), whose amino-acid sequence MGNGAKAAFKRERNAKDTKSGGKSQLKTNEAAKDIQCVVCRATFLKTTRGPALTEHAANKHNKTLQDCFPGFVDAPKK is encoded by the exons ATGGGTAAC GGAGCAAAAGCCGCCTTTAAGCGTGAGCGTAACGCTAAAGACACCAAGTCTGGCGGCAAGTCGCAGCTAAAAACC AATGAAGCTGCAAAGGACATCCAGTGCGTTGTATGCCGGGCCACATTTCTCAAGACCACCAGGGGTCCGGCGCTCACTGAGCATGCGGCGAACAAGCACAACAAGACACTGCAAGATTGTTTCCCAGGCTTTGTAGATGCGCCCAAGAAATGA
- a CDS encoding MIP/aquaporin family protein (transcript_id=CADANIAT00000733): protein MADRASSRPRAQSEAARLRDEERMQARPSPTRSVGGGRRPSGLATEGSGLRHRNTGLSRRSRTNRVSSLSSRTTLANRTGGNFTFAGPEETSQLRAAHEPFVHPGYTDLNPEYEQPPNTKPVWSLAKPLPRVVRPGMVPTKEEILQGRTTERPPLPAENSQKQGLDVDPNELEAGRIEKADPKKMAAQVDDARIQRENNFVNKILTGDVGTTRISRTSSTAIRRPSGVQIEPRPSEQLSAVPEGEGHDSSQSPPDDTGHDLSDEPLQDVHIPEEPPSPEISPDQLDFDEAAYPEDLHPLVQDLVEEEVHNNHTVWSVIRTHHREALAESLAVFIQLTVGLAADLSVTLGGTTNPNTTAWAWGFAAMMAIYISGGVSGAHLNPTITCMLWFYRGFPKRKMPEYFAAQFIGAFVAALAVYGLYHDSINEYLSISTSSTSSTTNVLNSFVTSQRNPWINPQTAFFNEFLGTVVLTVTVLALGDDQNAPPGAGMNALVVGLMVYTLSITFSYQTGAALNPSRDFGPRLALLALGYGSDLFLNPYWFYGPWAGSFCGAFIGAFLYDFMIFTGGESPVNYPWERTERAMKRSREKWGRRLKKGFKRQKKGGLEKEVAV from the exons ATGGCGGACAGGGCGtcttcaagaccaagagCTCAA TCTGAAGCAGCCAGACTCCGAGACGAAGAGCGAATGCAAGCCCGCCCTTCACCAACACGCAGCGTCGGAGGTGGTAGACGACCCTCTGGACTGGCAACAGAAGGCTCGGGTCTGCGTCACCGTAACACAGGACTCTCTCGACGAAGCCGCACAAATCGTGTATCCAGCTTGTCATCACGAACGACGCTCGCTAACCGCACAGGAGGCAACTTCACTTTTGCCGGGCCAGAGGAGACGTCTCAGCTCCGAGCGGCACATGAGCCCTTTGTGCACCCCGGATACACCGATCTCAATCCAGAATATGAGCAGCCCCCGAATACGAAGCCAGTATGGAGTTTGGCGAAGCCTCTGCCTCGGGTCGTTAGGCCGGGGATGGTCCCaacgaaggaggagattttgCAGGGTCGTACGACTGAACGGCCACCATTACCGGCAGAAAACTCACAGAAACAAGGGCTGGATGTCGATCCAAATGAGTTGGAGGCTGGCCGGATCGAGAAGGCTGAtccgaagaagatggcggcgCAGGTGGACGACGCGCGAATACAGAGGGAGAACAATTTCGTGAACAAGATTCTGACCGGGGACGTTGGCACGACGAGGATATCGCGTACCTCGTCAACAGCAATCAGACGGCCCTCCGGCGTTCAAATTGAACCGCGCCCATCAGAGCAACTCTCCGCAGTCCCAGAAGGTGAGGGCCACGATTCCTCGCAGTCGCCCCCTGACGACACAGGTCATGACCTAAGTGATGAACCCCTCCAGGACGTACACATCCCAGAGGAGCCCCCATCACCCGAGATAAGCCCCGATCAGCTTGATTTTGATGAAGCTGCGTACCCGGAGGACCTGCACCCGCTCGTCCAGGACCtcgtcgaggaagaagttcaCAACAACCACACAGTCTGGAGCGTCATTCGCACACACCACCGCGAAGCCCTCGCCGAATCTCTCGCAGTTTTCATCCAGCTCACTGTTGGCCTCGCCGCAGATCTCAGCGTCACCCTCGGCGGAACCACAAACCCCAATACCACAGCCTGGGCCTGGGGTTTCGCAGCCATGATGGCAATCTACATCTCTGGTGGCGTCTCCGGTGCACACCTTAACCCAACCATCACGTGTATGCTCTGGTTTTATCGCGGATTTCCCAAGCGGAAAATGCCAGAGTACTTTGCGGCCCAGTTTATTGGCGCGTTTGTTGCCGCGCTTGCAGTCTACGGGCTGTACCACGACTCTATAAATGAATATCTTTCCATCAGCACAAGCAGCACAAGCAGTACAACAAACGTCCTCAACAGCTTCGTCACATCCCAACGCAACCCTTGGATCAACCCGCAAACGGCCTTCTTCAACGAGTTCCTCGGTACAGTCGTGCTCACTGTGACCGTGCTTGCGCTGGGCGACGACCAGAACGCGCCACCAGGCGCAGGAATGAACGCCCTGGTCGTCGGGCTAATGGTGTACACGCTGAGCATCACATTTTCCTACCAGACTGGTGCTGCACTAAACCCATCGCGTGATTTCGGGCCAAGATTAGCACTCCTAGCCCTAGGCTATGGAAGcgacctcttcctcaacccgTACTGGTTCTATGGACCCTGGGCAGGCAGCTTCTGTGGCGCCTTTATTGGCGCCTTTCTTTATGATTTTATGATCTTCACTGGGGGTGAGAGTCCGGTGAATTATCCGTGGGAGAGGACTGAGAGGGCGATGAAGCGGAGTAGGGAGAAGTGGGGGAGGAGGTTAAAGAAGGGCTTTAAGAGACAGAAAAAGGGCGGgcttgagaaggaggttgctgTATAA
- a CDS encoding protein calA (transcript_id=CADANIAT00000734): MLFNKIISLAATLATASALPFAPAPRSISGGVTLINNLSQDLYLWSVSGTASPMVTLPAGQSYQETWQINPTGGGISIKIGCSEDGSDVLQYEYTKVGDLLFWDMSSIDLSSGSPLVAAGFDVSIDDSSCDTVTCAPGDVNCSESYQYPDDHNTRACSSSAAYTLTLGTAN; encoded by the coding sequence ATGCTCTTCAACAAGATCATCAGCCTCGCTGCTACCCTGGCCACTGCCTCGGCCCTGCCTTTCGCTCCGGCGCCCCGCAGCATCAGCGGCGGTGTcaccctcatcaacaacctgTCCCAGGACCTCTACCTCTGGTCCGTCTCGGGCACCGCCTCACCCATGGTGACCTTGCCCGCTGGCCAATCCTACCAGGAGACCTGGCAGATCAACCCCACTGGCGGCGGCATCTCCATCAAGATCGGATGCTCTGAGGATGGCTCCGACGTGCTGCAGTACGAGTACACCAAGGTCGGCGacctcctcttctgggaCATGTCGAGCATCGATCTGAGCTCAGGCTCGCCGCTCGTGGCTGCCGGCTTCGATGTCAGCATCGATGACAGCTCGTGCGACACCGTCACCTGCGCCCCCGGCGACGTCAACTGCTCCGAATCCTACCAGTACCCTGACGACCACAACACCCGTGCCTGCTCCAGCAGTGCTGCTTATACCCTCACCCTGGGTACAGCGAACTAA
- a CDS encoding class I SAM-dependent methyltransferase (transcript_id=CADANIAT00000735), whose product MSPVALSPKRVDIVDIRGNDMQYSLVNEIHKGLNPPNGTRRSLPTMLLYDSEGLKLFEKITYVDEYYLTNAEIEVLEKHSRRLVEKIPSNAQLLELGSGNLRKIEILLREFERVGKPVDYYALDLSLSELERTFSNVSLEEYKSVGFHGLHGTYDDAHTWLSDPKNRERPTVVLSMGSSLGNFSPPDAAAFLAGFATLLKPSDFMVIGLDACEDPDRVYKAYNDSAGITRKFYENGLANANKTLGHEVFRPDEWEVVTEYDAVNGRHQAFYVPTKDVSVGDVLLRRGEKIIFEEAFKYGCQAREKLWHDAGLIEAAEFGSGSEDYRTYI is encoded by the exons ATGAGTCCAGTGGCCTTATCGCCCAAGCGCGTTGACATAGTCGACATTCGCGGGAATGATATGCAGTATTCGCTCGTAAACGAAATCCACAAAGGCCTTAACCCTCCCAACGGGACCCGGCGTTCATTACCTACTATGCTACTCTACGATTCCGAAGGACTCAAGCTGTTCGAAAAAATCACGTATGTGGATGAGTATTATCTGACAAACGCCGAGATTGAGGTGCTAGAAAAACATTCGCGACGCCTGGTCGAAAAGATTCCGAGCAACGCACAGCTCCTGGAACTCGGTAGTGG CAACCTCCGAAAGATAGAGATCCTCCTCCGGGAATTCGAGCGGGTTGGGAAGCCTGTAGACTACTACGCCCTTGATCTGTCTTTATCCGAACTTGAGCGCACTTTCTCCAATGTCTCCCTTGAGGAATACAAAAGTGTTGGGTTCCACGGTCTTCACGGGACGTATGATGATGCTCATACTTGGCTGAGCGACCCGAAAAACAGAGAGAGGCCGACGGTTGTTCTATCCATGGGTTCTTCTTTAGGAAACTTCAGTCCGCCAGACGCAGCGGCTTTCCTTGCTGGATTTGCTACTCTGCTGAAGCCATCGGACTTCATGGTCATAGGCCTCGATGCTTGTGAAGATCCGGACAGAGTATACAAGGCCTACAACGATTCAGCTGGGATTACTCGAAAGTTCTACGAGAATGGTCTTGCCAATGCGAACAAGACCTTGGGGCACGAGGTCTTTCGACCCGATGAATGGGAAGTTGTTACCGAATACGATGCCGTTAATGGTAGGCACCAGGCATTCTATGTACCAACAAAGGACGTGTCCGTCGGTGATGTGCTGCTCAGGCGTGGTGAAAAGATCATCTTCGAGGAGGCTTTCAAGTACGGGTGTCAAGCACGCGAGAAGCTGTGGCACGACGCTGGCCTGATAGAAGCCGCTGAGTTTGGAAGCGGTTCCGAGGACTACCGTACGTACATATGA
- a CDS encoding uncharacterized protein (transcript_id=CADANIAT00000736), with product MGTDLHLLQPAALDLPLRPSQYAAGPIPSLKDFQAQWTAWDIVTKAMIPQEELLSKPIKLRNSLIFYLGHIPTFADIHLTRALGGKPTDPKSYQLIFERGIDPDVDDPEKCHSHSEIPDEWPSRSEILDYQDRVRNRIRSTLEIPGLSKNRTLGEALWIGFEHEAMHLETFLYMLIQSERVLPPPGIQAPDFKKIFLDARENAKPNEWFAIPEQTLSIGLDSSEDLMPTSTFGWDNEIPKRNVTVQPFEAQGRPVTNGEYARYLQKNQIHRWPASWIMTNQADGVANGSTATEDFLTDFSVRTVFGPVPLELAQDWPVIASYDELQQYASWMNCRLPTFEEAKSIYAHSARLKKTLTDGSADAASNGLKNGYHKPHLRNGTVKIAPSTAQPVLPPSASASSPPVFLDLTTCNVGFKNWHPMPVIQNGDKLAGHAELGGVWEWTSSPLEPHDGFKAMEIYPGYTSDFFDGKHNIILGGSWATHPRIVGRTTFVNWYQRNYPYAWAGARLVRDV from the exons ATGGGAACAGATTTACATCTCCTGCAGCCGGCAGCTTTAGACTTACCGTTGCGGCCCTCCCAGTATGCTGCTGGTCCTATTCCCAGTCTGAAAGATTTTCAGGCACAGTGGACCGCATGGGATATAGTCACCAAAGCAATGATCCCacaagaagagctgctttCAAAGCCGATTAAACTACGAAATTCCCTGATATTTTACCTAGGACATATTCCCACGTTCGCTG ATATTCACTTGACCCGTGCTTTGGGTGGCAAGCCTACAGACCCTAAATCATATCAACTGATATTTGAGCGCGGCATCGACCCCGACGTTGACGATCCGGAAAAGTGCCATTCTCACAGTGAAATTCCGGACGAGTGGCCATCTCGTTCAGAAATCCTAGATTACCAAGACCGGGTCAGAAACAGGATACGATCCACACTCGAGATACCCGGCCTGTCCAAGAACAGAACGCTGGGTGAAGCCCTTTGGATCGGGTTTGAGCACGAGGCAATGCACTTGGAGACCTTCCTCTACATGCTGATCCAGAGTGAGAGAGTCCTTCCTCCGCCGGGTATCCAGGCGCCGGATTTCAAGAAGATATTTCTTGACGCAAGAGAAAATGCGAAGCCGAACGAATGGTTCGCTATACCAGAACAAACCCTATCTATAGGGCTTGACTCTTCAGAGGACTTGATGCCAACGTCAACATTCGGTTGGGATAACGAAATACCTAAGCGCAATGTAACGGTACAACCATTTGAAGCGCAAGGGAGGCCCGTTACCAATGGTGAATATGCCCGGTACCTTCAGAAGAACCAAATTCACAGGTGGCCTGCCTCCTGGATTATGACCAATCAAGCAGATGGAGTTGCGAACGGTAGCACCGCAACTGAGGATTTTCTAACTGACTTCTCTGTTCGCACGGTCTTCGGCCCCGTTCCACTTGAGCTAGCTCAGGACTGGCCAGTCATTGCATCCTACGACGAGCTTCAACAATACGCTTCATGGATGAATTGCCGCCTGCCGACGTTCGAGGAGGCCAAAAGCATCTATGCACACTCAGCTCGTCTAAAGAAAACTCTTACAGACGGCTCCGCGGATGCAGCTAGCAACGGACTCAAAAACGGCTACCACAAACCGCATCTTAGAAACGGCACCGTCAAAATTGCTCCTTCTACAGCCCAACCCGTCCTCCCGCCCTctgcatccgcatcctcTCCACCTGTTTTTCTCGACCTCACGACTTGCAATGTCGGTTTCAAGAACTGGCATCCCATGCCCGTGATCCAGAATGGCGATAAACTGGCTGGCCACGCAGAGCTCGGCGGCGTTTGGGAGTGGACTTCGTCACCTTTGGAGCCCCATGATGGGTTCAAAGCCATGGAGATTTACCCAGGCTATACTT CCGACTTCTTCGACGGAAAGCATAATATAATCCTCGGTGGTTCGTGGGCGACTCATCCGCGGATTGTTGGGAGGACGACGTT TGTGAACTGGTATCAACGAAATTATCCTTACGCATGGGCTGGAGCGCGACTTGTACGGGACGTTTGA
- a CDS encoding D-arabinose 1-dehydrogenase (NAD(P)(+)) ARA2 (transcript_id=CADANIAT00000737) → MAGNTPRVPLSATLPPLIMGTATFNSQYNEDPYALPTTELVHRAFASGVRAFDTSPYYGPAEDLLGRALATDFVQSNFPRSSYHLLTKVGRIAGSSFDYSPKWVRKSVARSLRRLHTEYLDVVYCHDVEFVSPREVLAAVRELRRIRDAEGTIRYVGISGYPVDVLCDLAELVLRETGEPLDVVMSYANFTLQNTRLLTQGLPRLVAAGVDVVPNASPLGMGLLRRKGVPIGSMGDFHPAPNGLRTAIRNAAEWADTQGEKIEVIAIRFALESWLRDGAKAGALGPPLARSPDSDPSFLSAANMGTGERLGVSVMGVSNIEELTETLRVWHSIVDGLENKDDDAEDLELVANASTVPSAPSAPAILTPSDGIITDRVWSRERRSRILYLAKEIQSILSPMWVDYTWPSPGPDFVNTLPADHIAALNEQPEKPDKNNAMMTPPLDAQREIEIPADNVPSL, encoded by the coding sequence ATGGCCGGCAACACCCCCCGCGTTCCGTTATCGGCGACCCTCCCGCCGCTGATAATGGGCACCGCGACCTTCAACTCGCAGTACAACGAAGACCCCTACGCCCTTCCGACGACGGAACTGGTGCACCGCGCGTTCGCCAGTGGCGTTCGTGCTTTCGATACTTCTCCCTACTATGGCCCCGCAGAAGACCTCCTCGGCCGCGCCCTGGCCACAGACTTCGTACAGTCGAATTTTCCCCGAAGTTCGTATCACCTTCTCACCAAGGTCGGACGGATCGCCGGCTCGTCGTTTGATTATTCTCCGAAATGGGTCAGAAAAAGCGTTGCCAGGAGTCTGCGTCGTCTTCACACTGAGTACCTGGACGTAGTATACTGCCATGATGTTGAATTTGTCTCTCCGAGAGAGGTTCTGGCGGCAGTTCGCGAGTTGCGCCGGATTCGTGATGCAGAGGGTACGATTCGCTACGTGGGTATCTCCGGGTACCCAGTTGATGTGCTGTGTGACCTGGCCGAATTGGTGTTGCGCGAGACCGGCGAGCCGCTTGATGTAGTCATGTCCTACGCCAACTTTACCCTGCAAAACACACGACTTCTGACGCAGGGTCTACCCCGTCTTGTCGCAGCTGGTGTGGACGTTGTCCCGAACGCATCCCCTCTCGGCATGGGTCTATTGCGAAGAAAGGGCGTGCCAATTGGCAGTATGGGCGATTTCCACCCAGCACCAAATGGCCTTCGGACAGCCATCCGCAACGCCGCAGAGTGGGCAGATACCCAAGGCGAAAAGATTGAAGTTATTGCAATCCGCTTCGCGCTCGAGTCTTGGCTGCGCGACGGTGCAAAGGCAGGCGCTCTCGGTCCCCCTCTCGCGCGCAGCCCTGACTCAGACCCGAGCTTCCTCTCCGCTGCAAACATGGGCACAGGCGAACGTTTGGGCGTGAGTGTCATGGGCGTCAGTAACATTGAGGAATTAACCGAGACTCTTCGTGTTTGGCATAGTATTGTCGACGGCCTCGAGAACAAAGACGACGACGCTGAGGATCTTGAACTGGTGGCAAATGCATCCACTGTCCCCTCTGCACCCAGCGCACCAGCCATCCTCACACCCTCCGATGGTATCATCACAGACCGCGTGTGGTCCCGCGAGCGCCGCAGCCGTATCCTATATCTTGCAAAGGAGATCCAGTCTATCCTCTCCCCTATGTGGGTGGATTATACATGGCCCAGCCCTGGTCCAGACTTCGTAAATACCTTACCAGCCGACCATATTGCCGCACTGAATGAGCAACCAGAGAAACCGGACAAAAACAATGCTATGATGACCCCTCCCTTGGATGCGCAACGGGAGATCGAGATACCCGCGGACAATGTTCCGTCACTATGA
- a CDS encoding uncharacterized protein (transcript_id=CADANIAT00000738), whose protein sequence is MVAFGLRRLNATSRRQIYLMARRLSRRQVLGHLLRVIVSLLFLLPNNLILSVALSVRCLSWFFPCSALRRRQGILQDVRFRPKTVLITGLDTPHGLHIARCWYSEGHRVVGADVAEARFASGGSLSKALVAHYRLSKSQYVSRLLDIVLREKVDIWIPCAQDASAVEDGMAKQAIESRTSCRCVTLDPELASQWSRSESFVQYLIDHGHPIVETHEVHSRDSIHKILHRSPTKVYHLRKTTPVANTETIIVLPKKTLSSTYSEVSRIQVTKDSPWIMQQHVRLGEFIADVLTIRGHVAVLVLRSASRGSEWGSSRLNEGIAAAAHQVVDKFASEGGSRVTGHFQMRLVVDEQLHLNSVRYEVYIAGCTQGAATIADLLQQTPAHTLVDRYLAVLEDALKTSENGFTHPEVGPKMLSRPSTVYQAITNHDARKALTALNQIAKQINWTLDRAGKFMLFWANWRFSIIDPLPWWWHIHVYRPLTELELMLGFSKRA, encoded by the coding sequence ATGGTCGCTTTTGGGTTACGGCGGTTAAATGCTACCTCGAGGCGACAAATCTACCTGATGGCCCGGCGGCTGTCCCGTCGCCAGGTACTTGGCCATTTGCTTCGGGTCAtcgtttctctcctcttcctacTACCGAATAACCTCATCCTTTCTGTGGCACTGAGTGTTAGGTGTCTTTCCTGGTTCTTTCCATGCTCAGCACTACGCCGAAGGCAGGGCATACTGCAAGACGTGCGATTCCGCCCAAAGACCGTCCTCATCACTGGATTGGATACCCCCCATGGCCTGCATATCGCACGGTGCTGGTATAGTGAAGGCCATCGGGTAGTGGGAGCAGATGTCGCGGAGGCAAGATTTGCGTCCGGAGGGAGCTTATCCAAGGCGCTGGTGGCCCACTACCGCCTTTCCAAGTCGCAGTATGTCTCTAGGTTGCTAGATATTGTGCTGAGAGAAAAAGTGGATATATGGATCCCATGCGCGCAAGATGCCTCTGCCGTTGAAGACGGCATGGCGAAGCAAGCAATTGAGAGCAGAACGAGCTGCAGATGCGTAACTCTCGATCCCGAGTTGGCGTCTCAATGGAGCCGGTCCGAGTCGTTCGTCCAGTATCTCATCGATCATGGCCACCCAATAGTCGAAACCCATGAGGTCCATTCCCGAGACTCTATACACAAGATCCTGCATCGGTCGCCTACCAAAGTGTATCATCTACGCAAAACAACGCCTGTGGCCAACACGGAAACTATTATTGTCCTACCGAAAAAGACCCTGAGCTCAACATATTCGGAAGTCAGCAGAATTCAGGTCACTAAGGACAGTCCCTGGATTATGCAACAACATGTGCGGCTAGGAGAGTTTATTGCAGACGTGTTGACAATACGCGGCCATGTCGCTGTTCTCGTGCTCCGCTCAGCCAGTCGAGGTTCGGAATGGGGTAGTTCACGCCTGAATGAAGGGATTGCGGCGGCAGCGCATCAGGTTGTGGACAAGTTCGCATCTGAGGGTGGTTCTCGAGTGACCGGACATTTCCAAATGAGGTTGGTAGTAGATGAACAGTTGCATCTTAACTCAGTGCGCTACGAGGTGTACATTGCAGGCTGTACGCAAGGCGCAGCTACTATCGCAGATCTCCTGCAACAAACGCCAGCACACACCTTGGTCGATCGATACTTGGCAGTATTAGAAGATGCCTTAAAGACTTCAGAAAATGGCTTCACCCACCCTGAAGTCGGTCCAAAGATGCTGTCGCGACCGTCGACTGTATATCAGGCGATTACAAACCATGACGCTCGCAAGGCACTTACCGCATTAAATCAAATTGCTAAGCAAATCAATTGGACTTTGGATAGAGCAGGAAAGTTCATGCTGTTCTGGGCAAACTGGCGATTCTCGATCATCGATCCTCTGCCTTGGTGGTGGCATATCCATGTTTACCGGCCATTGACGGAGCTCGAGTTGATGTTAGGGTTTTCCAAGCGAGCTTAG
- a CDS encoding uncharacterized protein (transcript_id=CADANIAT00000739): MRRPSFNPGRTKNLIHGLQGFLIFLGWALTIAVFTKGGGIDGRTAYYFALCWFSIPGLIYLVAVPMWPRARRFGNVYAFATVDCLYVLLWFIAWVCIASYVAQGKSEGKDDNSSDKDNNSDEKKSGCDNWKYGSASKCHVSTATCIMGVAIFILFLITAWMSFRNVMHFRRTGTLPDAVSDPTFAAQSKAAFSSNPAQDFDEEDDFRSRAGMGSSVRDRDEDYALLHQSEVDDLGNPGGRGAYDPTTSSGTVLHDYNASEYSTSYGGAHGQHYGAPSEYGSTVSGYGHR, encoded by the exons ATGAGGCGGCCGTCATTTAATCCCGGTCGGACGAAGAATCTCATCCATGGCCTCCAAGGCTTCCTGATCTTCCTGGGATGGGCTCTCACTATTGCTGTATTTACAAAAGGAGGTGGCATCGATGGGCGAACGGCCTATTATTTCGCTTTG TGTTGGTTTAGCATCCCAGGTCTTATTTATCTAGTCGCTGTGCCCATGTGGCCTCGCGCTCGACGGTTTGGAAACGTCTACGCCTTTGCGACCGTCGACTGTCTCTACGTCCTCCTATGGTTTATCGCCTGGGTCTGCATTGCCAGCTATGTGGCACAGGGCAAGAGCGAGGGCAAAGACGACAACAGCTCGGATAAGGATAACAACTCGGATGAAAAGAAAAGTGGTTGCGATAACTGGAAATATGGCAGCGCCAGTAAATGCCATGTTAGCACCGCCACGTGCATCATGGGAGTGGCTATCTT catcctctttctcataACGGCATGGATGTCTTTCCGCAATGTCATGCACTTCCGCCGAACTGGCACTCTACCAGATGCTGTCTCCGACCCCACTTTTGCAGCGCAGAGCAAGGCCGCGTTCTCTTCGAACCCTGCCCAAGActtcgacgaagaggacgacTTCCGCTCGCGAGCCGGAATGGGGTCATCCGTCCGAGATCGTGATGAAGACTATGCGCTGCTTCACCAAAGCGAGGTTGACGATCTTGGAAACCCCGGCGGCCGCGGCGCCTACGACCCAACCACATCCAGCGGGACAGTCCTGCATGATTACAACGCAAGTGAGTACAGCACTAGCTACGGCGGTGCACACGGTCAGCACTACGGCGCGCCTTCAGAGTACGGCTCTACTGTGAGCGGGTACGGCCACCGCTAA